A genome region from Neptunomonas japonica JAMM 1380 includes the following:
- the erpA gene encoding iron-sulfur cluster insertion protein ErpA: MTESVALNEAMVFTDAAAAKVKSLIEEDQNDNLKLRVFITGGGCSGFSYGFTFDEETAEDDTQIENQGVLMVVDPMSLQYLEGSVVDYQEGLQGSQFKIENPNATTTCGCGSSFSI; this comes from the coding sequence ATGACAGAATCAGTGGCATTAAATGAGGCAATGGTATTTACAGATGCAGCTGCTGCAAAAGTAAAAAGCCTAATAGAAGAAGATCAGAACGATAATCTTAAGCTTCGTGTTTTTATTACGGGCGGCGGTTGTTCTGGCTTCTCTTATGGTTTTACGTTTGATGAAGAGACCGCAGAGGACGATACCCAAATAGAGAACCAGGGTGTCCTTATGGTTGTTGATCCCATGAGCTTACAGTACCTAGAAGGGTCTGTAGTTGATTATCAAGAAGGTTTACAGGGTTCGCAGTTTAAAATTGAAAACCCGAACGCAACAACGACTTGTGGTTGTGGTTCATCATTTTCGATCTAA
- a CDS encoding anhydro-N-acetylmuramic acid kinase has product MKADIYIGVMSGTSLDGIDVAAVRIDEKLSFIKAQCFTIPEKVRQDILGLTQPADNEIEKLGRLDIELGHLFADSINQFLQSAPFDTRQIVAVGCHGQTVRHRPEAGFTLQIGDPNTIAETTKLTVTADFRRRDIAAGGQGAPLVPAFHNNVFRSADKNRIILNIGGMSNITLLPADNSKAVTGYDTGPGNILLDAWINKHYGTSYDKAGQWAASGQVNQELLQQLLSLPFFTEAPPKSTGREQFHLDWLEQVIHNSHQHVSAVDIQATLLELTAQSIAAAINAENLTKPELYICGGGVHNNVLTARLSSLVKHSHIGTTEELGLHPDWVEAAAFGWLAHQTIKHLPGNLPSVTGAAQERILGGIYQA; this is encoded by the coding sequence ATGAAAGCAGATATTTATATAGGCGTTATGTCGGGTACCAGCTTAGACGGTATTGATGTCGCTGCTGTTCGTATTGATGAGAAACTTAGCTTTATCAAAGCGCAGTGCTTCACTATTCCAGAGAAGGTTCGCCAAGATATTTTAGGACTAACTCAGCCTGCTGATAATGAGATCGAGAAATTAGGCCGACTTGATATAGAGCTGGGGCACTTATTTGCCGATAGCATCAATCAGTTTTTACAGTCAGCACCCTTTGATACTCGCCAAATAGTAGCGGTGGGATGTCATGGGCAAACGGTTCGCCATCGCCCTGAAGCCGGTTTCACCTTACAAATAGGCGATCCCAACACAATCGCTGAAACCACCAAGCTCACGGTTACTGCGGATTTTAGAAGAAGAGATATTGCTGCAGGTGGGCAAGGCGCTCCTTTGGTACCTGCTTTTCATAATAATGTGTTTCGTTCGGCAGATAAAAACCGAATCATTTTAAATATTGGCGGCATGTCCAACATTACGTTACTGCCTGCCGATAATTCAAAAGCGGTGACAGGTTATGACACTGGGCCTGGAAATATATTATTAGATGCGTGGATTAATAAACATTACGGCACTAGTTACGATAAAGCGGGCCAGTGGGCAGCTTCGGGCCAAGTAAACCAAGAGCTGCTACAACAATTACTCAGCTTACCCTTCTTTACGGAAGCCCCACCCAAGAGCACTGGAAGAGAGCAATTTCACCTTGACTGGCTAGAACAGGTTATCCACAACAGCCACCAGCACGTTTCAGCCGTTGATATTCAAGCCACATTGTTAGAACTAACCGCTCAGTCTATCGCTGCTGCCATTAACGCCGAAAACCTAACAAAGCCTGAGCTTTATATTTGCGGTGGCGGTGTGCATAACAACGTATTAACGGCCAGACTATCCTCGCTGGTTAAACATTCACATATAGGTACAACAGAAGAGCTAGGCTTACACCCAGACTGGGTTGAAGCGGCGGCATTTGGCTGGTTAGCTCATCAAACAATTAAACACCTACCCGGGAACTTACCAAGCGTGACAGGCGCTGCTCAAGAGCGAATATTAGGTGGGATTTATCAAGCATAG
- the argC gene encoding N-acetyl-gamma-glutamyl-phosphate reductase, with translation MINVGIVGGTGYTGVELLRLLANHPDVDVKVITSRSEEGVYVADMFPNLRGHYDLQFTVPDADTLSTCDVVFFATPHGVAMGMAPELIKRGVRVIDLGADFRIKDVELWSQWYKLEHTCPDLVEMAVYGLPEINREQIKTAQLIACPGCYPTATQLGFLPLLENKLIDHRRLIADCKSGVSGAGRGASVGALLCETSESMKAYGVPGHRHLPEIRQGLSEAAERPVGLTFVPHLTPMIRGIHSTLYATLKDPQDGLQALFEERYKDEPFVDVLPAGSHPETRSVKGSNMCRISVFRPQNDDTVVVLSVIDNLVKGAAGQAIQNMNIMFGFEETAGLSFVGLMP, from the coding sequence GTGATTAATGTAGGTATCGTAGGTGGAACAGGTTATACCGGTGTAGAACTTTTAAGGTTGCTCGCCAATCATCCTGATGTGGACGTGAAAGTAATTACTTCGCGTTCAGAAGAAGGTGTTTATGTGGCTGATATGTTTCCGAACCTTCGTGGGCATTATGATCTGCAGTTTACCGTGCCGGATGCCGATACACTTTCTACGTGTGATGTGGTGTTTTTTGCTACGCCACATGGTGTGGCTATGGGGATGGCTCCTGAGCTGATCAAAAGGGGTGTGCGGGTTATTGATTTGGGTGCAGATTTTAGAATTAAAGATGTTGAGCTTTGGTCACAATGGTACAAGCTTGAACATACTTGCCCTGATTTAGTTGAAATGGCTGTTTATGGTTTGCCTGAGATAAACCGTGAACAGATCAAGACGGCACAGCTTATTGCGTGTCCTGGTTGTTACCCAACAGCTACTCAGCTTGGTTTCTTGCCATTGCTAGAAAATAAACTGATTGACCATCGCCGTTTGATTGCTGATTGTAAGTCGGGTGTTAGTGGTGCAGGCCGTGGTGCCAGTGTTGGTGCTTTACTTTGTGAGACGAGTGAAAGCATGAAGGCCTACGGAGTTCCTGGCCATAGACATCTCCCTGAAATTCGCCAAGGTTTATCAGAGGCCGCAGAGCGTCCAGTTGGATTGACGTTTGTTCCGCACCTCACGCCGATGATTCGAGGAATTCATTCTACCTTGTACGCGACGCTTAAAGACCCGCAAGATGGGCTTCAGGCACTGTTTGAAGAGCGTTATAAGGATGAACCATTTGTTGATGTATTGCCTGCGGGTAGCCATCCTGAGACTCGCAGTGTGAAAGGTTCTAATATGTGCAGGATCAGTGTTTTCCGTCCACAAAACGATGACACGGTCGTTGTTTTATCAGTCATTGATAATTTAGTTAAGGGTGCTGCAGGCCAAGCTATTCAAAATATGAATATCATGTTTGGCTTTGAAGAGACTGCAGGCTTATCTTTTGTTGGTCTTATGCCATGA
- a CDS encoding chloride channel protein: MQKYHLSLQYFRERLAHYDALPQLVILGMLSGVITGLLMVLFRMAVELPLTYWLGQADNFESLSTTQHLLWPIIGSCLLILIFYLWPQAAKQVGMVNLFERLSYYQGHIPGRSIVMQFLSATIALVSGHSVGREGPSIFLGAACSSLIGQRLRLPNNSLRLLIGCGAAAAISAGFNTPLAGVIFAMEVILLEYTVIGFTPVIVAAVSADIVMRSILGHENVFDVPSFEINTLAEVPWVMLLGVVVGLCAAVFNHILLSAYKLAHWPVAVRFMLAGILTGLAAILYPEVMGIGYDTITETLWGRLDIQLLCGLLLVKLLLTPFILGLGIPAGLIGPTLFIGAIIGGICGIIGDWSTDMDVSHVGLYVMLGMGGMMGAVLNAPLAALVALLELTGNPNIIFPGMIAIVISNLTVRYLFNLPSIFLSSLQAQGLDYRQEPIAQALSRAAAASLMERNFVATNHLINTSSAQEVLAEAPRWILLQEVGQPATSIMLPNDLQDHITRQAQQDQEKAIQPEASLEPQPPINLLEIPAERFNIVTLSFRATLYEALQKMNEQNIANLCITSNQGEIMGILSRAQIEYYYTHKQTL; this comes from the coding sequence ATGCAGAAATACCACTTATCATTGCAGTATTTTCGGGAGCGCTTAGCTCACTATGACGCACTACCTCAACTTGTTATTTTGGGGATGCTATCCGGGGTAATAACCGGCTTGCTGATGGTCCTCTTTCGTATGGCCGTTGAGTTACCACTCACCTACTGGTTGGGCCAAGCTGACAACTTCGAAAGTTTATCTACCACACAGCATTTGTTATGGCCCATTATAGGAAGCTGCCTCCTTATATTAATTTTTTATCTCTGGCCACAAGCCGCCAAACAAGTTGGTATGGTCAACCTTTTTGAGCGCCTCTCCTATTATCAGGGCCATATCCCGGGCAGAAGTATTGTCATGCAGTTCTTGTCTGCCACCATTGCTTTAGTCAGCGGACACTCTGTGGGTCGTGAAGGCCCTTCGATCTTTCTCGGTGCTGCCTGTAGTAGCCTCATAGGTCAACGTTTACGGCTGCCCAATAACTCATTGCGCCTATTAATTGGTTGTGGCGCTGCAGCGGCTATTTCAGCAGGTTTTAACACACCATTAGCCGGTGTTATCTTCGCGATGGAAGTGATTCTGCTGGAGTATACCGTCATCGGTTTTACACCCGTCATTGTTGCTGCTGTGTCTGCCGATATTGTTATGCGAAGCATCTTAGGGCATGAAAATGTTTTTGATGTGCCTTCCTTTGAGATCAATACATTAGCCGAAGTACCATGGGTCATGTTGCTAGGCGTTGTTGTGGGTTTATGTGCCGCGGTTTTTAATCACATATTGTTATCCGCCTATAAACTCGCACACTGGCCGGTTGCTGTACGCTTTATGTTAGCGGGTATTCTCACAGGCTTAGCCGCTATACTTTACCCAGAAGTGATGGGCATTGGTTATGACACCATCACCGAAACACTCTGGGGGCGATTAGATATCCAACTATTGTGTGGGTTATTGTTAGTTAAGCTGCTGCTTACTCCTTTTATTCTTGGCTTAGGCATTCCGGCAGGGCTTATAGGACCTACACTCTTTATTGGTGCTATTATCGGAGGGATTTGCGGCATTATCGGTGACTGGTCCACCGATATGGACGTATCGCATGTCGGCTTATATGTCATGCTGGGTATGGGGGGCATGATGGGTGCCGTACTCAATGCACCTTTGGCGGCACTGGTGGCATTACTCGAACTGACAGGAAACCCGAACATTATCTTTCCTGGCATGATTGCTATCGTCATCAGTAACCTAACTGTTCGCTACCTATTTAACCTGCCTTCGATCTTTCTATCTTCATTACAAGCTCAAGGACTCGATTACCGCCAAGAGCCAATTGCTCAAGCATTGTCCCGAGCAGCCGCCGCCAGTTTAATGGAAAGAAACTTTGTCGCGACTAATCATCTAATCAACACCTCCTCCGCACAGGAGGTGTTGGCAGAAGCGCCCCGCTGGATTCTTTTACAGGAAGTAGGGCAACCTGCCACATCCATCATGCTACCCAACGACTTACAAGACCATATAACACGCCAAGCCCAGCAAGATCAGGAGAAGGCAATACAGCCAGAAGCATCATTAGAACCACAGCCGCCGATTAACCTACTGGAAATTCCTGCTGAGCGCTTTAATATTGTGACACTCAGCTTTAGGGCAACACTTTATGAAGCCTTACAAAAGATGAATGAGCAAAACATCGCCAACCTGTGTATCACCAGTAACCAAGGCGAGATCATGGGTATACTCTCGCGCGCACAGATTGAATATTACTATACACATAAGCAGACTCTATGA
- the thiE gene encoding thiamine phosphate synthase produces the protein MNPLHGLYAITDNTLMPDDQTLLSYVQQAILGGAHVIQYRDKTSDTEKRYRQARLLNELCRAHNRTFVINDDVQLAHQCGAHGVHIGQKDSAIEIARQTLGANAIIGVTCHDQLSLANSAALAGADYVAFGAFFPSKTKPNAKPAPLSLLGEAKSILSCPIVAIGGITVDNASQTITAGADMIAVVHSLFAAESITQQAEAFAHAFNWNE, from the coding sequence ATGAATCCACTACACGGCCTGTACGCCATTACTGATAATACCCTCATGCCTGACGATCAGACATTATTGTCGTATGTTCAACAGGCGATTCTTGGCGGCGCTCACGTTATTCAATACAGAGATAAAACCTCTGATACTGAAAAGCGCTATCGCCAAGCACGTTTACTCAATGAATTATGCCGCGCACACAACCGTACATTTGTAATCAATGATGATGTGCAACTGGCACATCAATGCGGCGCGCATGGAGTACATATTGGGCAGAAAGATTCGGCGATAGAAATAGCACGCCAAACATTGGGGGCTAACGCCATCATTGGCGTGACTTGCCACGACCAACTATCACTGGCCAACAGCGCCGCGTTAGCTGGCGCAGACTATGTAGCCTTTGGTGCTTTTTTCCCCTCAAAAACCAAACCTAACGCAAAACCGGCACCGCTTTCGCTGTTAGGCGAAGCCAAATCAATACTCTCTTGTCCAATAGTGGCGATCGGAGGAATTACTGTGGATAATGCCAGCCAAACGATTACTGCAGGGGCTGATATGATTGCCGTAGTGCACTCACTTTTTGCCGCAGAGTCAATCACACAGCAAGCCGAGGCATTTGCCCACGCTTTCAACTGGAATGAATAA